A single region of the Glycine max cultivar Williams 82 chromosome 20, Glycine_max_v4.0, whole genome shotgun sequence genome encodes:
- the LOC100808774 gene encoding uncharacterized protein produces the protein MGIIIGRKRRCSCSTPREDHHLLLLTFFVAILLQRAVVESSTLNYTRHRHTSTLRLERISKHLNKINKPPVLTIESPDGDLIDCVHKRKQLALDHPLLKNHKIQKMPTEMPKGMKVMRVEDDMEKVRVREKAWQMWHLNGTRCPKGTVPIRRSTVHDVMRAKSLYDFGKKRSRVDSLSRRNDAPDILSGNGHEHAIAYTGSSQEMYGAKATINVWDPSIQVINEFSLSQLWILSGSFDGTDLNSIEAGWQVSPELYGDSRPRLFTYWTSDSYRATGCYNLLCAGFIQTNSRIAIGAAISPVSSYDGNQYDITILIWKDPKVGNWWMSFGDNTLVGYWPAELFTHLADHATMVEWGGEVVNSRTNGQHTFTQMGSGHFAEDGFGKASYFRNLQTVDTDNNLSSVQGISTLAENTNCYDIKSYYSNEWGTYFYYGGPGNNPQCP, from the exons ATGGGTATTATTATCGGGAGAAAGAGAAGGTGCTCCTGTTCAACTCCTCGTGAGGACCATCATCTTCTCCTTCTCACTTTCTTTGTTGCCATACTTCTACAAAGGGCTGTGGTTGAATCTTCTACGCTAAATTACACGAGGCATAGGCATACCAGTACCCTTAGACTTGAAAGGATTAGTAAGCACTTGAACAAGATCAATAAGCCTCCGGTGCTCACCATAGAG AGTCCAGATGGAGATCTTATAGATTGTGTTCACAAAAGAAAACAACTGGCTTTAGATCACCCCCTTTTAAAGAATCACAAGATCCAG AAAATGCCAACGGAGATGCCAAAAGGGATGAAAGTGATGAGAGTTGAGGATGATATGGAAAAggtgagagtgagagagaagGCATGGCAAATGTGGCACCTAAATGGGACACGGTGTCCTAAGGGAACGGTTCCAATACGGCGTAGCACAGTGCATGACGTGATGAGAGCAAAGTCTTTGTATGACTTTGGGAAGAAACGCTCACGAGTTGATTCCCTCTCTCGCCGCAACGATGCACCCGATATTCTCAGCGGCAATGGCCATGAG CATGCGATCGCATATACGGGATCATCGCAAGAGATGTACGGGGCAAAGGCCACAATTAACGTATGGGATCCATCAATTCAAGTAATCAACGAGTTTAGTCTATCGCAACTTTGGATCCTTTCAGGATCCTTCGATGGCACCGATCTTAATAGCATCGAAGCTGGATGGCAG GTCAGTCCGGAGCTCTATGGTGACAGCAGACCAAGATTGTTCACTTATTGGACG AGTGACTCGTACCGGGCAACCGGATGTTACAACCTTCTTTGTGCTGGCTTTATTCAAACCAATAGCAGAATAGCCATTGGAGCTGCCATTTCTCCTGTCTCTTCTTATGATGGCAACCAATATGACATCACAATCCTCATTTGGAAG GATCCAAAAGTGGGGAATTGGTGGATGAGTTTTGGTGACAACACATTGGTAGGGTATTGGCCCGCAGAGCTATTCACACACTTAGCAGACCACGCCACGATGGTGGAGTGGGGAGGAGAGGTTGTGAACTCACGAACCAACGGCCAACACACCTTTACCCAAATGGGCTCTGGGCACTTCGCAGAAGATGGTTTCGGAAAAGCAAGCTACTTCCGGAACCTTCAGACTGTAGACACGGATAACAATCTGAGTTCTGTGCAGGGCATCTCAACCTTAGCCGAAAATACAAACTGTTACGACATTAAGAGCTACTACAGCAACGAATGGGGCACCTACTTCTACTACGGTGGGCCTGGGAACAATCCACAGTGCCCATGA
- the AMT1.6 gene encoding ammonium transporter AMT1.6, producing MLCAGSVRAKNTMNIMLTKVLDAAAGGLSYYLFGFAFAFGALSNGFIGRHFFGLRDFPMGASPSGDYSFFLYQWAFAIAAAGITSGTIAERTQFVAYLIYSSFLTGLVYPIVSHWFWSSDGWASAARSNGNVLFGSGVIDFAGSGVVHMVGGIAGMWGALIEGPRIGRFDRTDRSVALRGHSASLVVLGSFLLWFGWYGFNPGSFITIAKGIMVNGAR from the coding sequence ATGCTCTGCGCCGGCTCCGTCAGAGCCAAGAACACCATGAACATCATGCTCACCAAAGTCCTCGACGCCGCCGCCGGCGGCCTCTCTTACTACCTCTTCGGCTTCGCATTCGCCTTCGGCGCCCTCTCCAACGGCTTCATCGGCCGCCACTTCTTCGGCCTCCGAGATTTCCCGATGGGTGCCTCTCCCTCCGGCGACTACAGCTTCTTCCTCTACCAGTGGGCCTTCGCCATCGCCGCCGCCGGAATCACCAGCGGCACCATCGCCGAGAGAACACAGTTCGTGGCTTACCTCATCTACTCTTCTTTCTTAACCGGTTTGGTTTACCCCATCGTTTCGCATTGGTTCTGGTCCTCAGACGGTTGGGCCAGCGCGGCTCGTAGCAACGGAAATGTTTTGTTCGGGTCTGGAGTCATCGACTTTGCGGGCTCAGGCGTTGTTCACATGGTTGGCGGGATAGCGGGCATGTGGGGGGCTTTAATTGAAGGCCCGAGAATCGGCCGGTTCGACCGGACGGACCGGTCCGTGGCTTTGCGTGGCCACAGCGCGTCTTTAGTTGTGCTTGGTTCGTTTTTGTTGTGGTTCGGGTGGTACGGCTTCAACCCTGGTTCGTTTATCACTATAGCGAAGGGTATTATGGTCAATGGAGCGCGATAG
- the LOC100797094 gene encoding uncharacterized protein isoform X1, with protein MVSASLQFWSWIAPTPISHRYTHKFASLTSLKLATPVSSTNTVYLPKPLVVRFALTESDSPKSIEPDPQTLLQEIADSFDLPSDYFSKLPGDLRLDVSSVQCFAVSVLSIIMQSFPLLINSKLKMLPCSESCMFLNFVKLNDAAFDLSNGPVLDECGQELGETLLNLSRAWELADTSTSHSLVKKLPLIEAKLTGYAKSALGKRLVSAGRRFQSMGQYGQGELQKIAKAMIAAGRVLTASSTSAVIVEEPKEEARVLKFGELQVEVTPDKANIGAVIGFLFGILCWQIARGVQNVPDSSLQYANDNALLLAKSLKGALLAIFYSSTFLSAFTSVGLVLLGLQLKSKKNKD; from the exons ATGGTTTCAGCTTCGCTTCAATTCTGGTCTTGGATAGCACCTACTCCTATATCCCACCGTTACACCCATAAATTTGCTTCCCTAACCTCACTCAAATTAGCCACTCCTGTTTCTTCTACTAATACCGTTTATCTTCCCAAGCCTCTAGTTGTGCGTTTTGCTCTAACTGAGTCCGACTCGCCCAAATCCATAGAACCTGACCCTCAAACTCTTCTCCAAGAAATTGCT GACAGTTTTGATCTTCCTTCCGATTACTTTTCAAAGCTTCCCGGCGATCTTCGATTAGACGTAAGTTCCGTGCAATGCTTTGCTGTGTCCGTTCTCAGCATTATCATGCAATCGTTTCCATTGTTAATCAATAGCAAATTAAAGATGCTTCCTTGCTCTGAATCGTGTATGTTTCTCAATTTTGTGAAGCTAAACGACGCGGCGTTCGACCTTTCAAACGGACCTGTTTTAGATGAG TGTGGCCAAGAGTTGGGAGAGACTTTGCTGAATCTCTCTCGAGCATGGGAACTTGCTGACACATCAACCTCCCACTCTTTAGTGAAAAAGCTCCCTTTGATTGAGGCCAAGCTGACGGGTTATGCCAAATCAG CACTTGGAAAGCGTTTGGTATCTGCCGGAAGAAGGTTTCAATCAATGGGACAGTATGGCCAAGGTGAGCTGCAAAAG ATTGCAAAAGCAATGATTGCAGCTGGTAGAGTTCTGACTGCTAGTTCAACGTCAGCAGTGATAGTTGAAGAACCCAAAGAGGAAGCTAGGGTGCTGAAA TTTGGAGAATTGCAGGTTGAAGTAACCCCAGATAAGGCCAATATTGGGGCTGTAATTGGGTTTCTTTTTGG GATTCTTTGTTGGCAAATAGCGCGGGGAGTTCAAAACGTTCCTGACAGTTCATTGCAGTATGCAAATGACAATGCTTTGCTGCTTGCTAAG TCTTTAAAGGGAGCATTGCTTGCTATATTCTACTCCTCAACGTTCTTGTCTGCATTTACCTCGGTGGGACTTGTTCTACTTGGGTTACAGctcaaatcaaagaaaaataaagattga
- the LOC100797094 gene encoding uncharacterized protein LOC100797094 — protein sequence MVSASLQFWSWIAPTPISHRYTHKFASLTSLKLATPVSSTNTVYLPKPLVVRFALTESDSPKSIEPDPQTLLQEIADSFDLPSDYFSKLPGDLRLDLNDAAFDLSNGPVLDECGQELGETLLNLSRAWELADTSTSHSLVKKLPLIEAKLTGYAKSALGKRLVSAGRRFQSMGQYGQGELQKIAKAMIAAGRVLTASSTSAVIVEEPKEEARVLKFGELQVEVTPDKANIGAVIGFLFGILCWQIARGVQNVPDSSLQYANDNALLLAKSLKGALLAIFYSSTFLSAFTSVGLVLLGLQLKSKKNKD from the exons ATGGTTTCAGCTTCGCTTCAATTCTGGTCTTGGATAGCACCTACTCCTATATCCCACCGTTACACCCATAAATTTGCTTCCCTAACCTCACTCAAATTAGCCACTCCTGTTTCTTCTACTAATACCGTTTATCTTCCCAAGCCTCTAGTTGTGCGTTTTGCTCTAACTGAGTCCGACTCGCCCAAATCCATAGAACCTGACCCTCAAACTCTTCTCCAAGAAATTGCT GACAGTTTTGATCTTCCTTCCGATTACTTTTCAAAGCTTCCCGGCGATCTTCGATTAGAC CTAAACGACGCGGCGTTCGACCTTTCAAACGGACCTGTTTTAGATGAG TGTGGCCAAGAGTTGGGAGAGACTTTGCTGAATCTCTCTCGAGCATGGGAACTTGCTGACACATCAACCTCCCACTCTTTAGTGAAAAAGCTCCCTTTGATTGAGGCCAAGCTGACGGGTTATGCCAAATCAG CACTTGGAAAGCGTTTGGTATCTGCCGGAAGAAGGTTTCAATCAATGGGACAGTATGGCCAAGGTGAGCTGCAAAAG ATTGCAAAAGCAATGATTGCAGCTGGTAGAGTTCTGACTGCTAGTTCAACGTCAGCAGTGATAGTTGAAGAACCCAAAGAGGAAGCTAGGGTGCTGAAA TTTGGAGAATTGCAGGTTGAAGTAACCCCAGATAAGGCCAATATTGGGGCTGTAATTGGGTTTCTTTTTGG GATTCTTTGTTGGCAAATAGCGCGGGGAGTTCAAAACGTTCCTGACAGTTCATTGCAGTATGCAAATGACAATGCTTTGCTGCTTGCTAAG TCTTTAAAGGGAGCATTGCTTGCTATATTCTACTCCTCAACGTTCTTGTCTGCATTTACCTCGGTGGGACTTGTTCTACTTGGGTTACAGctcaaatcaaagaaaaataaagattga
- the LOC100809857 gene encoding exosome complex component CSL4, with product MVTPFTPSDPRLTVEVTGHKSHGPVPQPGSVVIARVTKVMARSASADIMCVGPKSVREKFTGIIRQQDVRATEIDKVDMHLSFHPGDIVRALVLSLGDARAYFLSTAKNELGVVSAESIAGEILLIFWECNYDPVSWTEMQCPLTGQIEQRKVAKAAS from the exons ATGGTAACACCGTTTACGCCTTCTGACCCG AGACTGACTGTTGAAGTAACTGGTCACAAGTCCCATGGACCTGTTCCACAGCCTGGATCTGTCGTCATTGCGCGG GTCACCAAAGTGATGGCTCGGTCCGCTTCAGCTGATATTATGTGTGTTGGACCAAAGTCTGTTCGAGAAAAATTCACTGGCATCATTAG GCAGCAAGATGTTAGAGCAACTGAGATTGATAAAGTTGACATGCACTTGTCTTTTCATCCCGGTGACATTGTTAGAGCTCTTGTG CTTTCTCTTGGAGATGCACGGGCATACTTTCTATCTACTGCAAAGAATGAACTTGGTGTTGTTTCTGCAGAAAGCATTGCTGGTGAGATTTTGCTAATATTCTGGGA GTGCAACTATGATCCAGTAAGTTGGACAGAGATGCAGTGCCCGTTAACTGGTCAAATTGAGCAAAGAAAGGTTGCAAAGGCTGCAAGCTGA
- the LOC100810390 gene encoding uncharacterized protein, which produces MSMASTSTPGSSSELTITVEHNPSKSRLSELGINWWPKWGCPPGKFMLKFDAQETCYLLRGKVKVYPKGSSEFVQFGAGDLVTIPKGLSCTWDVSIAVDKHYKFESSSTTPSPE; this is translated from the exons ATGTCCATGGCATCGACATCAACACCAGGGTCATCTTCAGAACTAACTATCACAGTTGAACACAATCCTTCCAAATCACGATTATCAGAGCTGGGTATAAATTGGTGGCCCAA atgggGTTGTCCTCCTGGGAAATTCATGCTCAAATTCGATGCCCAAGAGACGTGTTATTTGCTCAGAGGGAAAGTGAAGGTTTACCCAAAAGGTTCGTCTGAGTTTGTACAATTTGGTGCGGGGGACCTTGTCACCATACCCAAGGGACTTAGTTGCACGTGGGACGTATCCATTGCAGTGGACAAGCATTACAAGTTCGAGTCTTCTTCCACTACACCATCCCCCGAAtga